The segment GCCGGGTGGGTGGCCAAGACTGCTATCCGCCAGCGTGGCCAATGACGGATCGTCACTCACCGTGAAGCGCAGGCTGCCAATTCGCTGGCCGTTCATGGTCTCGACATCAATTCGCCACTCGCCCTCACTGTCGCTTGAGAAGGCATTCTTGTGTGTCCACGCGCGATAGCCCTCGCCGCGTCCGCCATTGATATTGAGCGCGATGCGATCGACGACTTTTCCCTCATGACGCCAGACATGATAGACCTTTTCCGACAGGCCGCGCGGGGCTCTGATCGCCGTAAAGGCATACAGGCCATTGGCGGACAATTGGGCCGGTGTCAGGAGCATCTCACCTTTAGGTGCACGGGCAGCAGTATCAAAGGCGGGCGACAGGCTGCTCTCGTTGATCCACAGGGTGGCAGGCGGAATCCATGCACGTGCACTCCAGGCACCGATCCCCAACATTACGCTGATGCCGATCATCGCAAGCCCCCCCGTCAGCCCACGAGCAATTCGCAGGTTGGCAACGCTGGGCAACGCAAACAGGCTCATGGCTGCGCAGGCAGCCAACAGACTCTCGCCGGTGGTCAGCTCCAGCATCAGTGGCAGGGTGACCAGTACCACGACAAATACACACAGTGCATGGAAGCCGAAATACAGCCAGCGATGACGCTCCGCCAGACGGTAATAGAATGGGTCCAGAATCGATAGCAGAGTCGCGCCGCATAACAACAGCGTGAAACCGGCCTGGCCGCTAGCCCAGTCGGTGGTCGCCAGGAAGAAGGGCAGCGTGAAGCATAGCGTTTCCTGCTGGATCAGCTGCGCCACGAAGGTTGCCAGCTTGCGCGGCAGTGCATTCTGGCCACGGTGGCGACGGAAGCGACTCCATAGTCCTTCAGTGATCAGTATCAGCCAGGCCAGTAGCATGCCAATCGCCAGCATGGCACCTAGCCATTGCTGACGATTGACGAGAAAGAAGCTGCCGATACCTGCCGCAAAGCCGATAGGGGGCCAGAGCCAATGCCAGCGCTTGGTGTATTCGACCACACTGGTCAGGCGAAGATAGAGGGTGGTGAGAGTCTTGCTCATGACAGCATGGTATCGATGGGCCTTTGAAGGCGCGTTTGCCAGCGTTCTCTCACAC is part of the Cobetia sp. L2A1 genome and harbors:
- a CDS encoding DUF5924 family protein; the protein is MSKTLTTLYLRLTSVVEYTKRWHWLWPPIGFAAGIGSFFLVNRQQWLGAMLAIGMLLAWLILITEGLWSRFRRHRGQNALPRKLATFVAQLIQQETLCFTLPFFLATTDWASGQAGFTLLLCGATLLSILDPFYYRLAERHRWLYFGFHALCVFVVVLVTLPLMLELTTGESLLAACAAMSLFALPSVANLRIARGLTGGLAMIGISVMLGIGAWSARAWIPPATLWINESSLSPAFDTAARAPKGEMLLTPAQLSANGLYAFTAIRAPRGLSEKVYHVWRHEGKVVDRIALNINGGRGEGYRAWTHKNAFSSDSEGEWRIDVETMNGQRIGSLRFTVSDDPSLATLADSSLGHPPGIPGWRITNLIPKL